One Peromyscus leucopus breed LL Stock chromosome 2, UCI_PerLeu_2.1, whole genome shotgun sequence DNA window includes the following coding sequences:
- the Yars1 gene encoding tyrosine--tRNA ligase, cytoplasmic, with translation MQPEGTSVTVPGTRRRRRTRKGRGCQLSAGSGESGAMGDAPSPEEKLHLITRNLQEVLGEEKLKEILKERELKIYWGTATTGKPHVAYFVPMSKIADFLKAGCEVTILFADLHAYLDNMKAPWELLELRTSFYENVIKAMLESIGVPLEKLRFIKGTDYQLSKEYTLDVYRLSSMVTQHDAKKAGAEVVKQVEHPLLSGLLYPGLQALDEEYLKVDAQFGGIDQRKIFTFAEKYLPALGYSKRVHLMNPMVPGLTGSKMSSSEEESKIDLLDRKEDVKKKLKKAFCEPGNVENNGVLSFIKHVLFPLKSEFVILREEKWGGNKTYTAYPELEKDFAAEVVHPGDLKNSVEVALNKLLDPIREKFNTPALKKLASAAYPEPSKQKPTAKGPAKNSEPEEIIPSRLDIRVGKIISVEKHPDADSLYVEKIDVGEAEPRTVVSGLVQFVPKEELQDRLVVVLCNLKPQKMRGVDSQGMLLCASIEGVSRQVEPLDPPAGSAPGERVFVKGYEKGQPDEELKPKKKVFEKLQADFKISEECIAQWKQTNLMTKLGSISCKSLKGGSIS, from the exons GAGGTTCTGGGGGAAGAGAAGCTGAAGGAGATACTGAAGGAGCGGGAACTTAAAATTTACTGGGGCACGGCCACCACGGGGAAGCCACATGTGGCTTACTTTGTGCCCATGTCCAAGATTGCTGACTTCTTGAAGGCAGGATGTGAG GTAACAATTCTGTTCGCGGACCTTCATGCTTACCTGGACAACATGAAAGCTCCCTGGGAACTTCTAGAACTTCGAACCAGTTTCTATGAGAATGTGATcaaggcaatgctggagagcatTGGCGTACCCTTGGAGAAGCTCCGGTTTATCAAAGGCACTGACTACCAGCTCAGCAA AGAGTACACGCTGGATGTGTACCGACTGTCCTCCATGGTCACACAACATGATGCCAAGAAAGCCGGGGCTGAGGTCGTGAAGCAGGTGGAGCACCCTTTACTGAGCGGTCTGCTGTACCCTGGACTACAG GCTTTGGATGAAGAGTACTTAAAAGTAGATGCCCAGTTTGGTGGTATTGACCAGAGGAAGATTTTTACCTTTGCAGAGAAG TACCTCCCTGCACTTGGCTACTCAAAACGGGTCCATCTGATGAATCCCATGGTCCCAGGATTGACTGGGAGCAAAATGAGCTCGTCAGAAGAG GAGTCCAAAATCGACCTCCTTGATCGGAAGGAGGACGTGAAGAAAAAGCTGAAGAAGGCCTTCTGCGAGCCAGGCAACGTGGAGAACAACGGGGTTCTGTCCTTCATCAAGCACGTCCTCTTTCCTCTCAAGTCTG AGTTTGTGATCCTGAGAGAGGAGAAGTGGGGCGGAAACAAGACCTACACCGCTTACCCGGAGCTGGAGAAGGACTTTGCCGCCGAG GTTGTACACCCTGGAGACCTAAAGAATTCTGTTGAAGTTGCCCTGAACAAGTTGCTGGACCCCATTCGAGAAAAGTTTAATACCCCAGCCCTGAAGAAGCTGGCCAGTGCTGCCTACCCAGAGCCTTCAAAGCAGA AGCCCACTGCCAAAGGCCCTGCCAAGAATTCAGAACCAGAGGAGATCATCCCCTCCCGGCTGGATATCCGTGTAGGCAAAATCATCAGTGTGGAGAAG CACCCAGATGCAGATAGCCTGTATGTGGAGAAGATTGATGTGGGGGAAGCTGAACCCAGGACTGTGGTGAGCGGCCTCGTACAGTTTGTGCCCAAAGAAGAACTCCAGGAcaggctggtggtggtgctgtgcAATCTGAAACCCCAGAAGATGAGAGGAGTCGACTCCCAGGGCATGCTACTGTGTGCTTCCAT AGAAGGGGTGAGCCGCCAGGTTGAACCTCTGGACCCTCCCGCAGGCTCTGCTCCTGGTGAGCGGGTATTTGTGAAGGGCTATGAGAAGGGTCAGCCAGACGAGGAGCTCAAGCCCAAGAAGAAAGTCTTTGAGAAGCTACAG GCCGATTTTAAGATTTCTGAGGAGTGCATTGCACAATGGAAACAAACCAACTTGATGACCAAGCTGGGGTCCATCTCCTGTAAATCACTCAAAGGGGGGAGCATTAGCTAG
- the Kiaa1522 gene encoding LOW QUALITY PROTEIN: uncharacterized protein KIAA1522 homolog (The sequence of the model RefSeq protein was modified relative to this genomic sequence to represent the inferred CDS: inserted 2 bases in 1 codon), with the protein MGNSHHKRKAPSGPRTRSFWRFGRSAKRPAGSAKAESDKRQSAGPSPGLGSVVDECQDNVFFPSGRPPHLEELHTQAQEGLRSLQHQERQKLSKGGWDHGDTQSIQSSRTGPDEDTISFCSQKSYMTESSTAEDALSVRSEMIQRRGSTFRPHDSFPKSGKSGRRRRERRSTVLGLPQHVQKELGLRNSREPPGTPQPPGPRDAVRIPTVDGRPPGLALGTGVRVSLQALEAEAEAGTDTEAILQRHIDRVYHDDTLVGRSTGARPPPLTRPMSLAVPGLTGGAGPPEPLSPAMSISPQATYLSKLIPHAVLPPTVDVVALGRSSLRTLSRCSLLSASPASVRSLGRFSSASSPRPRSRHASSSSDTWSHSQSSETIVSDGSTLSSKGGSEGQPEGSVASSNVVPPPPGGSGRGSPSGGSTAEVSDTASIRSSGQLSGRSVSLRKMKRPPPPPRRTYSLHQRGSAVPDGPLGLPPKPERKQQPQLPRPPPTGGSAGAGAVPCPPSSAGGWGSGSSPGGSRRPPRSPERTLSPSSGYSSQSGTPTLPHKGLAGAPASPGRAQPPKPDRVTSLRSPGASVSSSLTSLCSSSSDPTPSDRSGPQMSTPLGDRFVIPPHPKVPAPFSPPPSKTKSSSQAVPAPAAPAQAAPALAPGPVSTIDTSPASPSMPQTTLTPPQESPIASKDQSPPPSPPPSYHPPPPPSKKPEVVEEVPPAPETAEESPPDSSWPPPPPPPPEEQDLSMADFPPPEEVFCSAGLEPGPLDPCSSLAATLSAASSSQTSPQHTQTPPPPAPPAPPAPPPASSVSEPLAKLPQKDSVGKNSGAPREDAGAPLVTPSLLQMVRLRSVGASTGVPNSSPGPSAPQKPLRRALSGRASPVPAPSSGLHAAVRLKASSLAATENPGSALPIGPPEAEPRSPQSPASKASFIFSKGTKKLQLERPVSPEAQADLQRNLVAELRSISEQRPSQAQKKPSKAPPPVARKPSVGVPPPSXPSFPRAESLTAPSTNGLPHAEDRTNGELAENGGVQLTGTEKMGPPGSDP; encoded by the exons GATCTGCCAAAGCTGAGAGTGATAAACGTCAGAGTGCCGGGCCCAGCCCGGGGCTAGGATCTGTAGTAGATGAGTGCCAGGACAATGTCTTCTTCCCCAGCGGGAGACCACCTCACCTGGAGGAGCTGCACACGCAGGCCCAGGAGGGCCTCCGCTCCCTACAACACCAAG AAAGACAGAAACTGAGCAAGGGTGGCTGGGACCATGGAGACACCCAGAGCATCCAG TCCTCCCGGACGGGGCCGGATGAAGACACGATTTCCTTCTGCAGTCAAAAGTCCTACATGACTGAGAGCTCCACGGCGGAGGATGCCCTCTCCGTCCGCTCCGAGATGATCCAGCGCAGAG GCTCCACCTTCAGACCCCATGACTCATTTCCCAAATCTGGAAAGTCAGGGCGGCGCCGGCGGGAGCGGCGGAGCACGGTGCTGGGACTGCCCCAGCATGTGCAGAAGGAGCTTG GCCTGCGGAACAGCCGTGAGCCCCCAGGCACCCCACAGCCTCCTGGTCCGCGGGATGCTGTCCGCATCCCCACAGTGGATGGTCGCCCCCCGGGCCTGGCCTTAGGGACGGGGGTCCGGGTGTCCCTGCaggctctggaggcagaagcagaggctggcacCGATACAGAGGCCATACTGCAGCGCCACATTGACCGTGTTTACCATGATGACACCCTTGTCGGTCGATCCACGGGAGCCCGGCCGCCGCCATTGACCCGGCCTATGTCTCTCGCGGTGCCTGGACTGACAGGAGGGGCAGGGCCTCCAGAGCCACTGAGTCCAGCCATGTCTATCTCACCCCAAGCCACCTACTTGTCCAAGCTGATCCCACACGCTGTGCTGCCCCCCACCGTGGATGTGGTGGCTCTGGGCCGCAGCAGCCTGCGCACTCTGAGCCGCTGCAGCCTGCTGTCTGCTAGCCCGGCTTCTGTGCGCTCACTGGGCCGCTTCTCCTCAGCCTCAAGTCCCCGGCCCCGCAGCCGCCATGCTTCCTCGTCTAGTGACACCTGGAGCCATTCTCAATCCTCCGAGACCATTGTGTCTGATGGGTCCACTCTCTCCTCCAAGGGGGGCTCCGAGGGCCAGCCAGAGGGCTCTGTAGCTAGCAGTAACGTGGTCCCCCCGCCTCCAGGGGGCAGCGGCAGGGGATCCCCCAGTGGCGGTAGCACTGCTGAGGTCTCAGACACAGCCAGCATCCGCAGCAGTGGGCAGCTGTCTGGCAGGAGCGTGTCCCTGCGTAAGATGAAACGGCCTCCCCCGCCTCCCCGCCGGACCTATTCCCTCCATCAGCGGGGCTCAGCAGTACCCGATGGGCCCTTAGGGCTGCCTCCCAAACCTGAGCGgaagcagcagccacagctgccccGGCCACCCCCCACAGGTGGGTCTGCAGGGGCGGGGGCCGTGCCTTGTCCCCCCAGCTCAGCGGGCGGCTGGGGCTCTGGCTCGTCTCCAGGTGGCTCCAGGCGCCCCCCACGTTCCCCAGAACGGACACTTTCACCTTCCAGTGGATACTCAAGCCAGAGCGGTACCCCAACTCTCCCTCACAAGGGTCTGGCAGGTGCCCCTGCTTCCCCAGGCAGGGCTCAGCCCCCTAAACCAGATCGAGTGACATCCCTTCGATCTCCTGgggcctctgtgtcctcttcccTCACATCTCTGTGTTCCTCTTCCTCAGACCCTACTCCCTCTGATCGCTCTGGTCCACAGATGTCCACCCCCTTGGGTGACAGGTTTGTCATACCACCTCATCCTAAGGTGCCTGCTcctttctctccacctccttccaAGACCAAGAGCTCTAGCCAGGCTGTCCCTGCTCCGGCTGCCCCTGCTCAGGCTGCCCCTGCTCTGGCTCCTGGGCCAGTTTCTACAATAGACACTAGTCCTGCGTCTCCTTCCATGCCTCAGACAACCCTGACTCCACCCCAGGAGTCTCCCATTGCCTCCAAAGACCAGTCACCCCCAccgtccccacccccatcttaccacccacccccaccgccTAGTAAGAAGCCCGAAGTGGTTGAAGAGGTCCCACCTGCTCCAGAGACTGCTGAAGAGTCCCCCCCAGATTCCAgctggccaccaccaccaccacctccacctgagGAACAGGACCTGTCCATGGCTGACTTTCCCCCACCTGAGGAGGTCTTCTGCTCTGCAGGCCTGGAGCCTGGCCCTCTGGATCCCTGCAGCTCCCTGGCTGCCACCCTTTCAGCTGCTAGCTCATCCCAAACCTCACCCCAGCATACCCAAACCCCTCCACCGCCGGCTCCGCCAGCTCCACCAGCTCCACCTCCAGCTAGTTCTGTTTCAGAGCCTCTGGCCAAGCTCCCTCAGAAAGACTCTGTGGGCAAGAACAGTGGGGCTCCCAGGGAGGACGCTGGCGCACCTCTGGTCACACCCTCACTCCTGCAGATGGTACGGCTTCGATCTGTGGGTGCTTCCACAGGGGTTCCAAATTCATCTCCAGGGCCATCGGCCCCCCAGAAACCACTACGCAGAGCCCTGTCAGGGCGGGCCAGCCCAGTGCCTGCCCCCTCCTCTGGGCTCCACGCTGCCGTCCGACTCAAGGCCTCCAGCTTGGCTGCCACTGAGAACCCTGGAAGTGCTCTGCCCATTGGCCCACCAGAGGCAGAGCCACGGTCTCCACAATCTCCTGCCTCCAAGGCCAGCTTCATCTTTTCCAAGGGCACCAAAAAACTGCAGCTCGAGCGGCCAGTGTCCCCtgaggcccaggctgacctccagcgGAATCTGGTGGCTGAACTTCGGAGCATTTCAGAGCAGCGGCCATCCCAGGCCCAGAAGAAGCCTTCCAAGGCCCCCCCACCCGTGGCCCGCAAGCCCTCTGTCGgagtcccccctccctc ccccagtttCCCTAGGGCTGAATCTCTTACCGCTCCATCCACCAATGGGCTCCCTCACGCTGAGGACAGGACTAACGGGGAGCTGGCAGAGAATGGAGGTGTGCAGCTGACTGGTACAGAGAAGATGGGCCCCCCTGGTTCAG ATCCATAG